The Sandaracinus amylolyticus genomic interval ATGGACGCCGGGGCGACCGTGTACGTCGACACGCGCGAGCGCGCCGGCCGCGTCGTCGGGCTCGAGGTCGCGAGCGGCACGGGCAATCTCGTGCAGTCGCTGACCATCCGCAGTCAGTGCGCGACGTGCACGACGCCGGGCACGTCGGTGTACGGCATGCGCGTGACGGGCTCGTCGGGCCTCGTGCTCGATCGCGTGCGCGTGGTCGCCGGGCCCGGCCAGGCGGGCCGACACGGCGACGTGGGCACGACCGGCGCGAACGGCTCGGGCGGAGGCCGCGGCGAGAACGCGGACGACGACTCGCCGAACGATCGCGGCCGGGCAGGATCGGCCGGTTGGGGCTGCGGACACGGCGGTGGCCGGCGCGAGGACCAGTCGTGGACGCACTCGTGCGGCAGCGGTGACGACGACAGCTCCGGCAGCGGCGGCTTCACCGGGTGCAGCGGTCAGTCGGCCGGCAGCTCGCCGCACGGAAGCGGCGGCAACGGCGGCGCGGGGCAGTCGGGCAACCGTGATCCCGGCGGCGCCGGCAGCGCGGGGAACCCGGGCAGCAACGGCGTCAACGGGACGTCGGGGTCGGCGGTCACGATCCGCGACGGCTGGTGGGTCGGCGCGTCGGGCACCGCGGGCGGTCACGGTGGCCACGGCGGCGGCGGCGGTGGCGGAGGCGGCGGCGACGACTGCTGCTCCGGAATCGGCCACGGTGCGGGTGGCGGCGGTGGCGGCGGCGGCGGATGCGCGGGCGGACCGGGCGGCGCTGGCTCGGCCGGCGGCGCGTCGATCGCGCTGTTCGTGATGAGCTCGAGCGTGGAGCTGCGCAGCGCGTCGCTCGTCTCTCAGAACGGCGGCAACGGCGGCAACGGCGGGCCTGGCGGCCGCGGCGGCAGCGGCGGCGACGGCGGGGGCGGCGGCTCGAGCTCGATCTCGACGTTCGGGTACGGCGCGGCCGGTGGGCGCGGCGGCGACGGCGGCGATGCGGGCTGGGGCGGCAACGGCGGCGGCGGCCGCGGCGGCGACTCGTGGACGATCTACCGCGCGGACGGCTCGTCGAGCAGCGTCACGCGCACCGGCACGACGATGCTGACGCGCGGGAACGGTGGGACCGGCGGCGCGGGCGGCGCGGCGAGCGGCGCGGGCGCACCGGCGGCGGGGCCTGCGGGCGCGAACGGAGACTCGGGCGAGCAGAACTGATCGCGTCGCTCGACGAGAGGTGCCCGGTCGGCGCGACGGCGTCGACCGGGCATCGTCGCGCTCAGCGCGTCGGCGCGGTGCAGGTCCCCGACGCGCAGCCGAGGCCCTCGGCGCAGTCGAAGCTCGTCGCGCAGGGCTGGCCGGCGCGCTGCGGCGCGCACACGCCCTCGACGCACTCCATGCGACCGCAGCAGTCGCTCGTCTCCACGCAGCGCTCGGCCGCGGTCACGCAGCACTCGGGCGTCGTCGAGCCGACCTCGGGGATGCGGCACACGAGGCCGCCGCAGCACTGCGAGCTCTCGGGGTTGCACGCGACGGTCTCTCGCTGGCACTCCGACGCGTCACGGCACGCGCCGGCGATGCACACGAGGTCGTCGCAGCAGTCGCTGTCGTTGAGACAGAGCACGTCCTCGCCGCCGCACTGGCACTCGCCGTCCTCGCACAACATCGCGCCGCAGCAGTCGGTCGAGTCCACGCACGCGGTGCCGCCCTGCGCGCAGCACGCGGTCGACGCGCCCGCTTCGGTGCTGCGGTTGCCGCACGCGAGCCCGTCGCAGCACTCGCCGCTCATCGCGCACGACTCGCCCTGGTCCTTGCACATCGGGCCCTCGGGCTGGCAGAGGAAGCTCTGGCACGTGAGGCCGTCGCAGCACTCGCTGCTGTCGATGCAGAACGAGTTCATCCGACCGCACTGACACGTGCCGTCGCGGCACTGCATGAACCCGCAGCAGTCGAGCGAATTCTCGCACTCCTGGTCCTGACCGACGCAGCAGCGCGGAAGGAGCGGTGCGGGACGACAGACCGCGCCGTTGCAGCACTGCTGGCTCGGGAGCAGGCCACCGAGCACGCAGCTGAGGCTCGGCCCCTGACACGTCGTGCAGTCGCCGAACTCGCAGTTGAGCGCGCCGCCGCAGCTGCCCTCGGTGCCGCCGGTGTCGCAGCACATCTGCATGTCGCGACCGCAGTCGGAGGGAAGCGCCTCGCACTGGTTCGTCGTGCGGTTGCAGATCAGATCGGGATCGCACTGCCCGCGCGCGCAGCAGGGCGCGCCGTCGAACCCGCAGTCGTCGGGGCGCAGGCACGTGCCGCCGACGCAGCGCAGCGTGCCCTCGCACTGATCACCGCCGGGCATTCCGCGATCGTCGCAGCACGCGCGATCGATGCTGCCGCACGCGGTCGCGGGATCGACGTTGGCGCAGGTGCCGCCGACGCACACGAGCGAGCCGTTGCACCCGGCGACGCCGTCGCAGCACGCCTGGCCGGAATCACCGCACGCGCCGCAGGTGCCAGCGCTGCACACGAGGCCCGAGCGACACGTGAACCCCGTGCAGCAGGTGCCGCCCGCGCCGCCGCAGGTCTCCATGCCGGGCGGGAGATCGTCTTCCGGCCGCGCGCAGACGCCCGCGTTGCACACCATCCCGGTGCAGCAGTCGCTCGACCCGGTGCACGCGCCGCCGCGCGGCGAGCAGCACGCGCCGCCTTCGCACGAGAGCCCGCGGCAGCAGTCGGCCGCGGAGTCGCAGCTGGGCCCACCGGGCTGGATGCAGCAGCGATCGCCGCTCCCGCACCGCAATCCGAGCTCGCACGTGCGCCCCGCGCAGCACGCGTTCCCGCCGCCGCCGCACACGGTGTCGACGGGCACCTCGCCGTCGCGTCGCGTGGTCGCACCGTCGCGTGAACCGCCGTCGCGTCGATCATCGTCGCTGCCGCTGGCGCAACCGGCGGCAGACACGGCGAGGAGGAGCAGGAACGAGGCGAGGACTGCGGAAAGAGAAGCGCGGGACGTCACGAGGCCGACGGTATCACGCGCTCCCGTCGTGACGAAAACGTGCGACGTGCGTGGTCACGCGCGGGCGATCGGGCGCGTGCTCGGCGTCGTCGGCTCGGGCATCCCGAAGAACCGGCGCGCGATGCGCGGGAGCCAGCCGCTCCGCTTCCGCACGGGCTCGCTCGGCGCGATCTCGCGGCGGGTCTCGTCGCCGATCGGATCGATGCGATCGAGCGTCGAGAGCAGATCGTCGAGGTGCGCGTCGGCGAGCTCGGGGCGCGAGATCCCCGCCGCCCGCATCTGATCCTCGATGCGTCCGAGCAGCGCCACCAGCGCGCCGTCGTCGAGGTTGCGCGCGAGCGCGCGCTCGACGATCGGGAGCGCCTCGAGCAGCGCGCCGCGATCCGCGAGCATCGTCCCCAGCAGGCGCGCGGGCTCGCTCCACTCGGGCGCGAGCGCGAGCGCACGACGCAGCGCGTCTTCGGCGCGCGCATGCTCGCGACGGGCGGTCCGCGCGCGGGCCTCGACCACGAGCACGTCGGCGTCCTCCTCGCGCCCGAGCGCGGACGCGATCACCTCGAGCGCCTCGGCCTCGCGCTCGTCGTCGAGCAGCGCCTGCGCGAGCAGCGCGGGCTCTTCGTGCTCGGGATCGTCGCGGAAGCGCGCGAGGCGCGCGTCGAGCGCGACGCGCCGCTCGTGGCGACGCACCAGCTCGCGCGTCGCATCGTCGGTCGCGCCCGCCGCGAGCGCGCGTCGCGCCACGTCGGCCGCGCGCTCCTCGCGGCCGCGCATCGAGAGCACCATCGCGAGCCAGCGCAGCGGCTCGGCCCACTCGGGCGCCTTCTTCGCCGCGCGCGTGAGCACGAGCTGCGCGAACGTGAGCTGCCCCGTGCGCACGGCGGCCACGCCGCAGCCGAGCAGCAGATCGACGTCGTCGGGATCCGCCTGGAGCGCCGAGTCGACGACCTCGAGCGCGTCGTGCGTGCGCCCCGCCGACACCAGCTCGAGCGCGAGGAGCGCGGGCTCTTCGGAGTCGGGACGGCTGCGGAACCGCAGCACCCTCACGTCGAGCTGATGATCGAGCGTGCCCTCGAAGGTCGCGCCTGCGTCCATGACCGACTGCCTCCCGAATGGGGTCGGGTATGCAGCCGCTCGATCTCGGCCACCAAATATTCGGCGATCTCACTCCTCCGGCGGAGGAGGCGGCCCACCCGGGCTCGTCGCCCAATCGCAGTCGACGATCTCGTCCGGATAGTACCCACGCGCGATCACGAGCAGGCTGCCCGAGTCGGGGCACGTCACCGTGAGCCCGGGGCAGCGCGAGCACATCGGTCCGTCGTCGTTCTCGCCGAGCTGCACGTCCCACGTGCACTCGTCCTCTTCGAGCGTGCCGTCGCAGATGCGCAGCACGGGATCGGGCGTCGCGGTGCACGAGCCGACGCCGAGGCAGCCGCACGACACGAACACCGGCTCACCCGGCGCGCAGTCGGTCGTGCCGACCTTGTTCCCCTTGCACCCCGCGACGAGCGGCATCGCCGCGATCGCGATCGCGAGCAGCAGGTTGCGCGTCGTCATCAAGGACCTCCCGCGTCGTTCGTGGACGTGCCCGCGTCGCTCAGCGTGAGCGGCGGGCGCTCCTCCACGCGCCAGTCGCACGTGAACGCGCTGCTGCTCCCGGTGTAGCCCTTGAGCGTGACCGTGATGTGCCCGGACTCCGGGCAGATCATCTGCGCGAGCGGGCACGTCGAGAAGCAGAGGTCGATCGAGTCGTCGCTCTCGGCGATCAAGGAGCCCTCGACGCACTCCGAGACGGGCGTGTCCCCGTCGCAGATCTGCAGCCACGGGTCGCCGGTGCACTCGCCGATCGAGCACGCCTGGTTGCAGCCGACCCAGATGTGCGCGCCGGGCGTGCAGTCGACCGTCTCCTCACCGCGCGATGGCTTGCAGCCCACGATCGCGAGGGCCGCGCCCGCGAGCGCGAGCGCGAGCGAGCGACGAAGTTGAAGCATTCGCCCACGGTACCACGACGGGATCGGTGCGCGTCGATCGCGCGCGCGTATGCTTCGCGCGTGCGCGCACCGATCGAGCGAGCTCGCGAGCGGATCGAGCAGTGGGTGGATGCGCGCGCCGCGGCTCGCCTCGCACGAGGGGACGCGCGGCGCGAAGCGTCGGCGAGAGAAGAGAAGGCCCGTCGTGCGCTCGGCTCGGGCGAGGTGCGCGAGGCGATCGGCGAGGCCGCGTCTCTGGGGCAGATCGCGGCCGACGAGCACGCCGCGATGCTGGCCCACGTCGCTCGTGCCGCGCGCGACGAGGTGCTCTCGCGCGCCGGCGTGAGCGCGCTCCCGATCGACGCGACGATCGTGATCGCGGGCGCGCCGCGCACGCTCGCGGGCCTGCTGCACGACGCGCTCGCGCATCCGGATCTTCGCCAGCGCGCGCTCGCGCAGGACGCGATCGAGGAGCGCGCGTCGCAGGATCGAGCTCGCATGCTCGAGGCGCGCGACGAAGCGGACGCGCTCGTCGCGAAGGTGCGCGCGCGGGGCCCGAAGAGCGCCGACGAGCCGCCCGACGATCTCGACACGCGCGCCGAGCGCTTCCTCGACGCGACCGACGATGCGATGCAGGAGGCGCTCGCCCGCGCCGCGCACGCGCTCGGAGCGCCCCGACCGCTCACGGTGCCCGACGCGCTCGTCGTGCTCCGCGCACCGGCGCTCGACGCGGTCGTCGCGGCGGCGGGGCGTGGGCGTCGCCTCGGGGCCGCGCTCGCGCCGCTCGGGCTCGATGCCGCTCTCTCGCGCGTGCGGCTCGTCTCGCCCCACCGCGAGCTCGATCTCGCCGCGCACGTCGTCGCGCTCGATCCGCCGCGCCGCGTCGACGTCGCGCCCTCGGCGCTCGAGCTCGGGATGGCGTCGGAGCTCGCGCTCACCAGCGCGCTCGGCGACGCGCTCGCGTCGGCGCTCGTCGCGCCTGCGCTCCCGGCCGCGCTCCGCCGCGCCTGGCCTGGCTCGATCGGGCGCGCGATCGGCGCCGTGCTCGCGGCGGCGCACGCGGATCCGATCTTCGTGGAGCGCGTGCGCCGGCTCGAGGGCAGCGCGGCGAACGCGTCGCGCCGGGTCGCGCTCGCGATCGCGCTCGGTCGCGCGCGATCGCTCGTCGCGAGCCGTCTCTCCGAGCGTGCGTCGTCGGATCGCGAGCGCCGAGATCGCGGCGCCGGCCTGGTCGCGCGCGCGCTCGCCGTGCGCGAGCCCTCGCCGGCGTCGTGGATCGCCGCGCCGGTCGTGCTCGATCCCGCCGCGCGCGACGCGGATCTTCGCGCCGCGCTGCTCGCGCCGGCGATCACGGCCGCGCTGCGCGAGCGCTTCGACGAGGACTGGTTCCGCAACCCGCGCGCCTCCGAGCCTCTCCGCGCGGCGGCCTCGCGCGGCGCCACGCTCTCGATCGAGGCGTGGAGCGACGAGCTCGGCGCGCGCGCGGAGAGCGGGAGCGCCCGCGTGATCGAGCTCGCGCGCGAGCGTTAGGCCTCGCGAGATTCGACTCGGCCGGCGCGAACGGCGTCCTCGAGCGCCGCATGATCCCGCTCGGTCCGTCGCTCGCCGACCTGCATCGAGCGCTGCCCGGCCACCACGCGCTGTCCCTGATGCGCGCGCTCTCGCCCGCGTAGGGCTCGAGCACCGAGCGCGTCGCCTCCTCGATCTGCAGCACGAGCGGCTCTTCGTCCGCCGTCGCGAAGAGCGCGATCCAACAGCGCGTGCCGACGCTCCCGATGCCGACGACCTTTCGCGCGACGTCCTCGAGGCGATGGCGATCGAGCAGCGTGCGCCGCTCGTCGGGCAGCGCGGCAGGAGCGGTGACCGCGCCTCGCGCGCCTCCCGAGCCGGGCTCGTCTCGGTGCGGAGGACCCTCTTCACCGCGCGTGTCTCCTCTCACGCACCTACGTCCCGTGCGCCGCTCCTCCCAGCATCTCGGCTGATGCCCTGCGCGCCGGCCCATGCCATTCTCGCGCGATGCCTCCGGAGTCCCCGCTCGCGTTCGCCCCCGCCCTGTCCACCGAGCTCGCCGAACGGCGTCGCGTGCTGATGGAGCGCTTCGGCAACGGGGTCGTCGTGCTCGCGTCCGCGCCGGTGCACGTGCGCAACCACGACGTCGAGCACCCGTATCGCCAGGACTCCGACTTCTTCTATCTCACCGGCCTCGACGAGCCCGAGTCGGTCGCGGTGATCACGAACCGCCACGCCGAGCATCGCTACGTGCTCTTCGTGCGCCCGCGCGATCCCGAGCGCGAGACGTGGGACGGACCGCGCATCGGCGTCGACGGCGCGGTGAAGCAGCTCGGCGCGGACGCGGCGTTCCCGATCTCCGAGCTCGCCGAGCGCCTGCCCGGCTACCTCGCGAACGCGCCGCGCATGCTCTACGCGCTCGGCCGCGATCCCGCGATGGACACGCGCGTGCTCGCGGCGGTGCACCTCACGCGTCGCCGCCAGCGCATGGGTGTGCTCGCGCCGACCGAGATCGTCGATCCGAGCGCGCACGTGCACCCGATGCGTCTCTTCAAGAGCGCGCTCGAGCTCGACGCGATGGGCCGCGCGATCGAGGCGACGCGCGAAGGTCACGCCGCGGCGATGCGCGTCGCGAAGCCCGGCGCGTTCGAGTACGAGGTGGAGGCCGAGCTCGTGCGCGCGTTCCGCCGCCACGGGTGCGAGCGTCCCGCGTACGAGCCGATCGTCGGCTCGGGCCCGAACGCGACGATCCTCCACTACCGCAAG includes:
- a CDS encoding aminopeptidase P N-terminal domain-containing protein; its protein translation is MPPESPLAFAPALSTELAERRRVLMERFGNGVVVLASAPVHVRNHDVEHPYRQDSDFFYLTGLDEPESVAVITNRHAEHRYVLFVRPRDPERETWDGPRIGVDGAVKQLGADAAFPISELAERLPGYLANAPRMLYALGRDPAMDTRVLAAVHLTRRRQRMGVLAPTEIVDPSAHVHPMRLFKSALELDAMGRAIEATREGHAAAMRVAKPGAFEYEVEAELVRAFRRHGCERPAYEPIVGSGPNATILHYRKNDRRMEENDLLLIDAGAEWGYQSADVTRTFPVSGRFTKPQRAIYDVVLRAQELAIAAVRPGVTVEDVHRITVRAITEGMIEIGLIEGPVEDAIEKERFKAFYMHRTSHWLGMDVHDVGSYYVYEGEGPSTRPRAMEAGAVLTIEPGIYVAKDAKAPSEYLGIGVRIEDDVLVTESGHRNLAAAIPKNADELERILASR
- a CDS encoding tetratricopeptide repeat protein: MDAGATFEGTLDHQLDVRVLRFRSRPDSEEPALLALELVSAGRTHDALEVVDSALQADPDDVDLLLGCGVAAVRTGQLTFAQLVLTRAAKKAPEWAEPLRWLAMVLSMRGREERAADVARRALAAGATDDATRELVRRHERRVALDARLARFRDDPEHEEPALLAQALLDDEREAEALEVIASALGREEDADVLVVEARARTARREHARAEDALRRALALAPEWSEPARLLGTMLADRGALLEALPIVERALARNLDDGALVALLGRIEDQMRAAGISRPELADAHLDDLLSTLDRIDPIGDETRREIAPSEPVRKRSGWLPRIARRFFGMPEPTTPSTRPIARA